The genomic segment AGACAGCTCCTCGATTATACAGACAGGATCCTCCAAGGGACCTTGGTCAAAAGCCCACAACCTGAAGCTGTGCATACAAATATGACTAGTCACACCAGCCAGTGCACTGCCCTTGGAGCTCCTGGTGGTGGGGTTTCTGCATGACTAATACAAACAGAGTTCAGTATAAATGCAGCCATTCCCGGCAGACATCAAACAAGTACATGTAATATGAAAATGTCAGTTCAGCCAGAGGCCACTTGACAGAGGTTTTTATAGAGAAAGTTCCCTTAACCCTTAGAATGTGTATACAATGGTAACATTGTATTTTGTATggtaacaaaaaaatcttttttttatttttatatgataaaactgaccataggaTCATAAAATAAGGGGGGTGTTAAAGGTaagaaaagagtttatttaatgcaaatagttctcatttataaaaaataataataataataaaatactttttctctgtaatgataaaacagttcattgtacttgatcccaattatatcccaatataattaatccttatttgaggcaaaacaatcctatttggtttatttaaggtttaaatgatttttagcagacttaaggtatggagattaatgttgagcgaatctttcctgtttcactttgccggaaaatttgcaatttgcaaaactgctgaaaaattaaaaatggctaaaaactcTACCTAACACTATAGTCTACTCTACTCTACGACCACAACTTTGTTTAAGTGCCGTTTTCCTcacttttcaaaaaaaaaaaatttttttttgcactgaatttttattgcagtttctcttaaaaaaatcaccaatgccaaaatgtggaatttcgcagcaaatccatgtctgttGAAAAAATTAATTCATTACTAATGGTGATGCACATTATaaaaagatcacttatccagaaaaccccagttcatgagcattccggataatagatctcatTCCTGTACAGCAAAAGCCTTGTTGGAACAGAAACAGAGGGTATTCATATCATCCTTGTCATGCAGTTGGCTTTATGTATCAAATCCTAAATGTTCAATTTTAGGTGGTTTTGCAGTGCCCCTTGGAGCATATTTAACACAGTGAAAATAGAGCCAATTACAGTTGAAACTCCTCTCCATTATTCAGGTGTATCGGATTTTAGGGGCATATAGATTGCTCTGTTTGTCAACTTTGCTAAATATATTTCAGGAGTGCCGGATTGGGGCACGTAAATAATAGTGGTGCCCTGTGACTGCAGTGTCACTTCCACTTGACTCCACCGCCCAGGCCTCCTGGCACTGATGCAATGATGCACCAGAAACCTCTCCTATGTGCCCCAAATCCTATGGCTAACACAATACACTATGCATTCTATAATTCTATATAGATGAAAAAGAGAGACCCAAGATCATTATTCTAGAAATGTTCCTCAAAGCTATTCATATAGTTAGTGTCTACACCCTCTATGTGAAATGATTTTATGTAAGCAAGCGACTTGCATGCTGTAAATTTCTATATGCAGCCCTGCATAAGCAGGTAGTCAGTTCTCTCTCATAAATCTATTAGCATTGATTAATAAGGTTGTGTATATTGTTTTCTGGTTTTAATGCATTATAGTGCTACGGGATACAGCTTCTTTGCTAGGCATTAATCCAGGAACAGAATGACATACGGTAATCAACAGGCTAAAAGGGGGGCTGAATGTGATTTGGACACAAAACTAGCTAGTGGGGTGCTTTTGGCACCTCTTTGAAGCTGAGTTTCATGTGTGATTGTCAAAGCCAATAGCACCCACAAAATGCGTTGGTAGCAATGAACAAATGTGCCCTATTCAAATGAATAGGTGCAATGGATGCATTGGCACTAAATGCAGTAATACTTAGGCTCAGCCACTTCATGTATGGCATTTTAGCTTACACAAACTTTCAAAAGGAAACCCTAAATTTCTCATTGATTTTGTCGCAGCAAAGACCAAAACGGTTTCATTAAATGAACAGCATCTGCATATTCTCTTTGTCCTTCTGATTCAGTTATGAAGCTCTTACATGGACACCCATTTCATTAGAAGTCAAAAGGCTTCACTTGTGCATCACTGAGGGTTTTTGCAGAGATTACATATGAATTGCAATAGCCAAAAATATGGGGCAGTCCAGGGAAGATTATCCACCCAAAACTTTGTGACTGGTGATTTATGAAAATGTTACAATTTATCAAAGTTTTATGAAAGTTTGCACAATGCCATGAAATGACACAAACATTATTTTCTGGCTTATCCCATGAAAAtttatggacaagattcaatttgaggaaaaACTTCTTAAATCAGGTTCACTTTTTTTTCCAGTAGACTTCAACAgtaaaataactttttcacattgaattgcatctggttcTATAGGataatctggaattgaattaggagatacatCTTTCTCATCTAATTGCATTTGGCCCAATGTCTAATACTGTGCTTGGAGCTAATTTTTAATGAAACATGCCATCATTTGGGCagacatatgtaataaaagatactaCGTTtgccaggaacagtaacccaaaacaaccttttaaacaggtgaccagaaaattctacctgctaattggttgctatgggttactgctccagggcaaacttagtgctttttattacataaccccctatagaGTGTTTCTAGTTTCAGGcttatttatttaatgaaaaactCTATGGGAGGAAGAAGCTGACATCATATAATGAGATTGTTTCTATCGCGACACATAGCTTTATGCAATCGCTTTTGTGGATATACTCTGGTATATATGATAATAAATTAATTACCTGAAaccatagaaaaaaaatgcagactgtAAAGTAGTTGCCCAGTGACCCCTGCTGGTGAATTATCCTAACTGCAATAGAGGATTTATGCTTCTTTTGCTCCATTAGCCCAGTTATGTTTtagcaatgaaaataaatattttttactgcaacttttttctagGAAATGTTATACACTGATATTCTATTTGGTGAGGCAGGTTTGTATGTATAGAGCCACAGGGTCAGCATCACCTCCGACAGTGGGACCAGCTCTGATGTGAGATTCATTAACATCAGTTCAAACATCAGTCCCAGCTTTGTGTAACCTGCAAGTTTTCCATCAGTTGGCCAGTTGCCAATTTGCCTGTTGCTATCTGAGAAGACTGCTTACTACTTACTAGTTGCACATCCCTTACCTCTGCGTTAACTAGTTCATAGCTGGCAGTTTGTACGCATGAAAAAGCTTGTTCACTAACAAGCACTATAGCAGGATTTCATGGATGCACAAAgaagttaatgtaataaaaggcactatgtttgcccaggagcagtaacccatagcaacaatcagcaggaagcatttgctggtcacctgtttaaaagcaatagtcttattggttgctatgggttactgctcctgggcaaacttagtgccttttattacatatggggggaaaGGATGgtaacatacatttttaaattgcagCTGCGGGTTACAATTTCCAACATAATTAATAACCCATAACAATGGAACACTGTAGTAGGGTACACTTTAACTAATAATTAAATAGCAGGTGTATGCAACCTAGTGCTTTATTAAATgggagccattggtacaataaaACACCtgttaatatttctttttttccacaaatAAGTGTTATTTTTCCTTATAGCTTGAGGCATATAAATGGTTTATGCATGCTTCTCAACCAAACTTATTTTCTCTATTGCAAATTTGCTGACTCGTGTTGGAACCAGCCAATCAAAACAAGGCAACTCTGTCGGTGTATTAAAGCAAGAGTGTGTTTGCTGCAGCCGGAAGATACATTTTTGGTTGCATAACTTACAAATAAATTGAGAAATATATAAACAAGTATACAAATTATTGATTTGCCTAGAAAGCTAGCAATAGTATAGTTgtgatatataaaaataaaaaaaaaagattttactaCAGTTTACTAGCAAGTAGTTTCTTGtagaagtatgggacctgttagccagaatggttgtgacctggggttttctaggtaAGACAGAGttcagtaatttagatctccatcccataagtctgctaaaatgttGCCTAGAATGTTAGCAATAGTATAGTTATGATATATTTGTAATACAGCTCACTGCATATTTTGCTGAGAAGACAATCCTAgaataagtctgctaaaaataatttaaacattatataatcccactaggattgttttgcccccaatatggattcatgaagcttAGTTACCATCGAATACAagacattgttttattattattacagagaaaagggaaatcatttttaaacatgtgaattattaattaaaatggagtctataggagatggccttcctgtaatttggagcattttggataatgggtttccagataatggaaatCTAATGTGCTGTATATgctttttaggggcatatttattaaataataggAAAGAATAGAGCTCACCAGAATTAGAGGGAACTACATAGCTCTCCTTCACTTGTGTAGAAGGAAGTCTATTTTCTATGCCCCTGAAAATCCTAAATTAATAAAAGGCTGCGAAGTTCCCCGCTGGTTAACTGTTCTGAACTGAATTTATCTATCATCACACCAATGCTGGAAGACTAAAGGAATATGAGATATAATATATGCCAGTTGTCAGTTGCTATTATTATATGTAGATGGAAACTTAACcttattttacataaaacaatATTCAGTTGACCCTTTTAGCTTTATTATGTTCAGAGCGGAACGTTTGCAGAACGCCAATGACTGCACAAACAATTCTGTCTTCTGAGAGTTTCCTAATCACTTGTACGAATTGACTGGCTGCCTGTTAATAAACATTAGCTTGCATACTGCTGCTGCTTGCGCTGACTGACTGTTTAATGTGTGGTGTTCTCCTCAGACTGAAGAAGTCCTGAAGATTGATGGAGGGCCATGCTATTCAAACAGCAGGCGTTGCTGAGACAGAAGCTCTTTGTTCTAGGCAGTCTTGCTGTTGGAAGCCTCCTGTATCTAGTTGCCAGAGTTGGGAGCTTGGATAGGTAAGTGCATTTCAACTGCAGATTCTTATTGCATGTTTATACAGAGAGTTAGCAGagaggcagatagatagatagacagacagacagatggttagataaatactgtaaatatagatagatagacagatagatacatagatagatagacaaatactgtagatatagataaagagatagatcaatcaatagatagatactgtagttAAATATACAGAGACATATACAGGTGCAGTTATATTATAGAATATAGAAGTACTACTATTTGGGGCACATATTCCTCCCACATTTTATGTGACTCCTcatattactgttttattatccagTAATATATCCATGCACATTCTGCTTTCTCTTTATTGCAATATCGGTCTGATTTTTCTACGAGTCCAGACTGTTCATTTAATTGTCTGATGCATTCACTGGAATTATATTCTCCCTTCTTTAGCACATAACAATACATTTACACTGCCAAAACACAGAAGAGAGAGCAGGTTAAGCAGCATTGTTTGTTCCAGAACAGGCTGACCCCAAGCTCACAGCCAGGGAAGCTGTGGGTCTGTTTATGGAGCTGAGCAATGTACAAGTGGGCAATTACTGTGCTCTAGCTGTACTTCACATTATGCATAAATCTGTTGAGTAGCTAATCAAGTTCTGAATTCCTATTGCACTTGATAGATTGCTTCGGGCTCTGAGAGTTCTAGCCACCTTAATTACCTAGGAGTTTCTTTGGCAGCCTGAGATACTGAGAGCCTTGAATGCTTTAAatgaaaacattgctttgcaggacAAATAAAGTGATGCCCATTGACATTTTGTTGTTGGCCAAACAAAGCAGGAAGTGGTTTTGATTTCATTTAAACACTTCTGCTgcacttttaataataaaataattataaaataatgtaataatgtaaactATATGAAAACAAGTCTATGTTAAACCCACACTGTGATATGTATAGCTAAATTTCTGAAATAGGGACTGCTCCTAAGAAAAAACATAGAGCAGTTTGCATGAGTCTGGGTTGaaaatatatacagagagagagtgaGCCACCCTCATGGGATTAAGCATAACAGCCAGGTCAGGTAATTTATTTAAACATGGAGGATCCCTGCCTTTCAGTCCAGCACTGCACCCTGAGGGCAGTTATATGCCACAATGAgcaaattcatgtttaaatagaTTCCCTGATGTGGTTTCTGTATGTCTTGTAAGTCTTTTATTTCTGTATGTTTTGTAagtctattttttttctctttcatatatatatatatatatatatatccatgtatttacttcattatatatttacaaCTAATTAAAGTAAAACATGAAGCACTTCAAAGGGTCCTTCAAGCATAGAAACATCTATAGGTGCTCCTCCAGCTTTAGCTGTAGTACAAGTTTGCCTTTATTCTGCCAAGTGATTATTCTGATCAGCTAATATTAGACTTTCATTCTGAACCTGTGTATGGTATCCAGAAACCAGATATTCACAGAGTCCAGGGATTAGAATTACGGGAATACTCGatccatattaagcaaataatttatagttttttcctatttttctgtaatttttaaaGAGAACATTGTACTTGTTCCTACTTGTTTATACTAtagttaaattgttttttttttaaagtagactATAGTAATCCTAATTATGGGAAAACCCTGATGCAAAAAaccccaagcattatggataataaatCCCTTACTTGTACTTAATTTTTCATGTTCATATCACTTTACTTCTATGGATGCCTGGCAGGTTGCATCCCCCCTGCTCCTCTATCTAACATTATATGCTGCTATGATTCTTTTGTCTGTGTCATACTATGCTTGTTGTGTGATTAATCGGATTGTGGGTTACCTTTAGGCACTGCTCCTGGCTCCTTTGATCCAATTGGCATACATTTAGTGATTAGATCTACAGACCATATATTTGAATGCCATTTTTAATAGCTTCCTATGACTGCATATGTTTCATTTAACTATGATGTATGTTTTTATGTCGACTTTCTATCCTAGTCTATTCATGTAACTGGTTTCACCTTTTGACAGTTTTTTCTGAACACTGTAGGTGAATATACAGGGTGGACACCAGGGCATTGTTTAGTTGTGGAATGAACTGGTCATATATCAGTTctatatacagagagatagagagagagaaataaaatGTTAGCACAAAGGttggtttcttttctttttggaaTTAAATCTAAACTGTTCTCAAGCTTTCATTTCTTCTCTGGGTCTGATGAAGGTATTCTAGCAAAGCCAAAACATTGGTCAATTTTGATGCACTTGTcttgtataaactatatatacagtatatatgtgtgtgttttttaaatcCTGGGTTGTGCCAACCTTTGCTAGAGAACCTTCATCAGAAGTGTTGTAGGGGATATACCATTCTGTTGTCCAATTGATAAAAATAGGAAGAGCTGACATGGTGCAAGTGGAGATATAATAATAGCACTAAGGGGAGAAATGTATTTAGATGTAAATTTATGATGCAAAGTAGGGAAGGGCTGGGTTAAGCATAGCTAATTACAGCACAAGGCAATGTTTATAttgttacagtttatttttatCCTTGCAGGCTGCCACCAATATGTCCAGTTGAAGGGAGATTTGGATCTCATAGCCAGGATGCAATCACTCTCAGAGCTATGCAGTTTAAGAGAGGACTCCTCCATGAATTTCGGAAAGGCAATGCAACTAAAGAGCAAATCCGACTTCACAATTTGGTTCAGCAGCTACCAAAGGCCATTATTATTGgggtgagaaaaggaggaacCAGAGCACTACTGGAAATGTTGAATTTACATCCTGCTGTGGTCAAGGCATCccaagaaattcatttttttgataATGATGAAAACTACGCAAAAGGCATTGAGTGGTACAGGAAAAAAATGCCCTTTTCCCATCCACACCAAACCACAATAGAGAAGAGCCCAGCATACTTCATTACAGATGAAGTCCCTGAAAGGATTTACAAAATGAACTCTTCCATAAAGCTGCTCATCATTGTTAGAGAACCAACAACCAGAGCTATTTCTGACTACACACAGGTGCtggagggaaaggaaaggaaaaataaaacctaCTATAAATTTGAGAAAATGGCCATGGATTCTAACACCTGTGAGGTAAACACCAAGTACAAGGCCGTGAGGACCAGTATCTACACCAAACATTTAGAAAGATGGTTGAAATATTTTCCCATTGAACAGTTCCACATTGTAGATGGGGATCGACTTATCACTGAACCATTGCCAGAGCTTCAATTGGTGGAAAAGTTTCTCAACCTTCCACCTAGGATAAGTCAATACAACCTGTACTTTAATTCTACAAGAGGGTTCTACTGCTTGCGATTTAACATTGTCTTTAACAAGTGCCTGGCAGGCAGCAAGGGACGTATACATCCAGAAGTCGATCCCTCGGTCATTACCAAATTGCACAAATTCTTTCATCCTTTCAATCAAAAGTTTTACCAGATCACTGGAAGGACATTTAATTGGCCATAGTTGCTGTTGTCTATGCAACACCATGTGTTGCACACTGCTTTCTGTAATGTCTATAACGGGACAATTATGCACTTTTCCTGGGATATCTTTCCTActgttaatgttattttatttattgcatatatggattatatatatagagatatgtGTGACCAAATATAGGAAGGGATCCATTTTTATTTCTTCTGAGAAGTATCTAGATCTGTAGAAGAAACATTAGA from the Xenopus tropicalis strain Nigerian chromosome 5, UCB_Xtro_10.0, whole genome shotgun sequence genome contains:
- the hs3st5 gene encoding heparan sulfate glucosamine 3-O-sulfotransferase 5, with translation MLFKQQALLRQKLFVLGSLAVGSLLYLVARVGSLDRLPPICPVEGRFGSHSQDAITLRAMQFKRGLLHEFRKGNATKEQIRLHNLVQQLPKAIIIGVRKGGTRALLEMLNLHPAVVKASQEIHFFDNDENYAKGIEWYRKKMPFSHPHQTTIEKSPAYFITDEVPERIYKMNSSIKLLIIVREPTTRAISDYTQVLEGKERKNKTYYKFEKMAMDSNTCEVNTKYKAVRTSIYTKHLERWLKYFPIEQFHIVDGDRLITEPLPELQLVEKFLNLPPRISQYNLYFNSTRGFYCLRFNIVFNKCLAGSKGRIHPEVDPSVITKLHKFFHPFNQKFYQITGRTFNWP